Genomic DNA from Desulfovibrio sp. JC022:
TCCACGCCCATATCAATAAGTGAGGATACGATGCGCTTGCGGGTTTCCAGATTGAAATAAGCCCCGAACAACTGTGCGCCTTCACGCAGGGTGGTATCGATCAACATTATGTACTCCAGATGGATTAAATAGTTCAAAATCCATACAGCATAATCGGTGCCAAACAGCCCTGCCATCCTATCTACCTTAATTTATATAACATCCCCTACTTTTCCTTCTCCATACGCAACCTACGAAAATGTAGTTTCCTACAATTTTGTGCAGAGCATTCATAAGAATCTACATTTTTCGCATGTCTTAATTTTTCTTTATCCTAGGCACATTTCCAATCAAATACAGTTACTTACGATACAAAAACAAGTTTGGCACACGGATTGCCTTAGGAGAATCAGCAACACGAAAACAATCCAAACCACATGGAGGAAAAAAAAATGAGAAAAGTAGCAATCTACGGAAAAGGCGGAATCGGAAAATCCACCACCACCCAGAATACTGTAGCCGGACTGGCAACAATGGGCCGCAAAGTTATGGTCGTAGGCTGTGACCCTAAAGCGGACTCCACCCGCCTGCTGCTGGGCGGACTGGCCCAGAAATCAGTTCTCGATACCCTTCGTGAAGAAGGTGAGGACGTTGAACTTGAGGACATCCGCAAACCCGGTTTCGGTGAATCATGGTGTGTTGAATCCGGCGGCCCGGAACCCGGAGTCGGCTGTGCAGGTCGCGGTATCATCACATCCATCAACATGCTTGAGAACCTCGGCGCATACGAAGAGTCTGAAGGCCTTGATTACGCATTCTACGACGTACTCGGTGACGTTGTCTGCGGTGGATTCGCAATGCCCATCCGCGACGGCAAGGCCGAAGAAATCTACATCGTCTGTTCCGGTGAAATGATGGCCATGTATGCAGCCAACAACATCTGCAAAGGTATCATGAAATACGCGGAATCCGGCGGAGTACGCCTCGGCGGCCTGATCTGCAACTCCCGTAACGTTGATAACGAAAAAGAGATGATCGAAGAGCTGGCTAAAAAGCTGGGCACCCAGATGATCTACTTCGTCCCCCGCGACAATGACGTACAGCGCGCGGAAATCAACCGTAAAACCGTAATCGAATGGGACGACAGCGTACCGCAGGCCACCGCTTACATGGGCCTCGCCGATGCCATCGACAAAAACGAAATGTTCGTTGTCCCCACCCCGCTGGAAATCGAAGAACTGGAGCAGTTGCTCCTCGATTACGGACTCATGGAAGCATAATAGAAATTCCCCCACCTCCTCCACACAAAGCGGCGAAGCCTAATAAAAAAGTTTGGGATTCTTAAACCCTTTTCAAAGGGTTTAAGCCGCCGGAGGCAAAATCAATCCATTCTTAAAGCGCACAGCGCATCAAATAGCAGAGCAAGGAGAGAAATATCATGATCATGGTGAGAGCAATTGTAAGACCGGAAAAAGCGGACGACGTACTGGCCGCGCTCATGGACAACGGCTACCCCGCAGTAACCAAATATTCCGTTGCAGGCCGCGGTAAACAGCGCGGCATCAAAATCGGCGAAGTAACTTACGACGAAATCCCCAAAACCATGCTCATGAGCGTGGTCAAGGCTGAAGATAAAGACTTTGTAATCAACACCGTAATGGACGCGGCAAGATCCGGAGCAAAAGGCGCATTCGGTGACGGTAAGATTTTCGTAACCGAAGTTGAAGACGTCTACACCATCAGCTCCGGCATCAACGAAGCGGCTCCGGCAGAGGAGGCATAGCATGAAAGAGGTCATCGCAGTTGTGCGGATGAACATGATGAACCGCACCAAAGAGGCCCTCACCGAAGCGGGCATAGATGCTTTCTTCGCCCACGAGGCACAGGGCCGCGGAAAAGGTTTTGTAAACGCTACTGTACTTGAGGGCGCGGAAGAAGGCTACGAAGAAGCCGCCGCAGTCCTCGGTGAAAAAGGCAAGCTCTACCCCAAACGTATTTTGACCGCTGTTGTTCCCGAAGAATCAGTAGGCGCAGTGGTGGAAGAGATCATCAAAGTCAACAAAACCGGAAAACCCGGTGACGGCAAGATATTCGTCTGCCCCGTAGGCGACTCTGTCAGGGTCAGAACCGGAGAAACAGGCGCGAAGTCCATCGCCTAACCACTCAGGAGAATTATTATGAGTAGCAAGACCAAAGTGGTGCAGTGGGACCCGGCGGACATCAAGGAAGAACTTCTGAAGAAGTATCCGCCGAAAGTTGCCCGCAAGCGCGCCAAACAGATTATGATCAACGAAGCGACTGAAAGCGAAGCACCGCCTGAAATCGTCGCCAACGTCAGAACCATTCCCGGTATCATCACCATGCGCGGCTGCACTTATGCAGGCTGTAAGGGCGTTATCATGGGCCCCACCCGCGACATCGTGAACATCACCCACGGCCCCATCGGCTGCGGATTTTATTCCTGGCTGACCCGCCGTAACCAGACCTCTGCAGGCCCTGACGGTGAAAACTACATGCCCTACTGCTTCTCAACCGACATGCAGGATCAGGACATTATCTTCGGCGGTGAAAAGAAACTCGAAGCTGCCATTCAGGAAGCATACGACCTCTTTCATCCCAAGGGCATCTGTATCTTCTCCACCTGTCCGGTGGGGTTGATCGGTGACGATGTTCACGCCGTTGCCAAAAAGATGAGAGAAAAATTCGGCGACTGCAACGTTTTTGCCTTCTCCTGTGAAGGTTACAAGGGTGTTTCCCAGTCCGCCGGTCACCATATCGCCAACAACGAAGTTTTCACTCATCTGGTGGGAACAAACGATGAACCGCGCAAAGAAGAATACAAAATCAACCTGCTCGGCGAATACAACATCGGCGGTGACGGTTTTGAGATCGACCGCGTACTCAAAAAATGCGGCATTACCAACATCGCCACCTTCTCCGGCAACTCCACATATGACCAGTTCGCATCCGCACAGCACGCGGACCTGAGCTGTGTAATGTGTCACCGCTCCATCAACTACGTGGCGGATATGCTGGAAACTAAATACGGCATCCCCTGGATCAAGGTGAACTTCATCGGCGCGGAAGCAACAGCCAAATCCCTGCGCAAAATCGGCGAATATTTCGGCGACAAAACACTCATTGAAAAGATTGAAGCTGTGATTGCTGAAGAGATGCCCGAAGTGGAAGCAATTGCCAAAGACGTACGCTCCCGCACTGAAGGCAAAACAGCCATGATGTTTGTGGGTGGCTCACGCGCTCACCACTATCAGGAACTGTTCAATGAAATGGGCATGAAGACCCTTTCCGCAGGTTACGAATTCGGACACCGCGATGACTACGAAGGACGCCGCGTAATCCCGGAAATCAAAGTTGATGCGGACTCCCGTAACATCGAAGAAATCGAAGTTGTAGCTGATGAAGTACACTACAAACCGCGCAAAACTCCTGAAGAGATCAAAACACTTGAGGACGCAGGTTACCAGTTCAAGCACTACGACGGACTGAACCCCGACATGGATAAAGGCACCATCGTTGTTGATGACCTGAACCAGTACGAAGCGGAAAAGCTGGTGGAAATAATGAAGCCCGACCTTTTCTGCGCGGGCATCAAGGAAAAGTATTCCATCCAGAAACTGGGCGTACCCATGAAACAGCTGCACAGCTACGATTCCGGCGGACCTTACGCAGGATTCAAGGGCGCGATCAACTTCTACAAAGAAATCGACCGCCTCGTAGGCAGCAAGGTCTGGAGCTACATGAAGGCCCCCTGGCAGGAAAACCCCGAGCTCACCGCAACATTCGTGTGGGAATAGCCAGAGTGCCACAAAACAGCAGGAGAAAAACATGTTACTCAGACACACACCCACAGAAATCAAAGAACGCAAGTCGCTGGTCGTCAACCCGGCTAAGACCTGTCAGCCCATCGGTGCCATGTACGCCGCGCTGGGAATCAAAGGCTGTCTGCCTCATTCCCACGGTTCACAGGGCTGCTGTGCTTACCACAGGTCCATGCTGACCAGACACTATAAAGAACCCGTATCCGCAGCGACCAGCTCCTTTACCGAAGGCGCATCGGTTTTCGGCGGACAGGCCAACCTCATTCAGGCCATTAACAACATCTTCACGGTTTACGAACCGGAAGTGATCGCGGTGCACACCACCTGCCTTTCCGAGACCATCGGTGATGACCTTAAACAGATCGTTACCAAGGCCACCAAGGACGGCAAGATCCCTGAAGGTAAAACCGTATTCGGCGCACCGACTCCCAGTTACGTGGGATCGCATGTCACCGGTTTCTCCAACATGGTTAAAGCCATGGCCCAGTTGGCCGAGCCTTCTTCAGAGAAGAACGGCAAAGTAAACATCATCCCCGGCTGGGTGGAACCCTGCGACATGGAAGAGATCAAGCGTCTCTGCACCATGATCGGCGTGGACACCACCATGTTCCCGGATACCTCCGGCGTGCTCAACGGTCCCCTTAGCGGTGAATACAAGATGTTCCCCGACGGCGGCGTGACCATCAAAGAGCTCAAAGAAGCAGGACAGGCTACCGGAACCATCGCCCTTGGTGAATGGTGCAGCGCAGACGCGGCCCGCTGGCTGGATTCCAAGCACAAGGTTCCCTGTACCGTGCTGGATATGCCCTTCGGGCTCAAAGCCACCGACCGTTTCATCGACGTGCTGCGCACCGTGGCCGGAGTTTCCATCCCCGACACCATCTCCTACGAGCGTGGACAGCTGGTGGACCTCATCTCCGACATGCACCAGTACTTCTACGGCAAAAAAGTCGCCATCTTCGGTGATCCCGACCAGCTCATTTCCATGGTGGAATTCCTCCGTTCCATCGATATGTGCCCGGTCTACGTCGTTACCGGTACTCCCGGCAAGAAATTCGAAAAACGGATCAAGGAACTCACCTCGGACATGCCCTACGAATGTAAGGTCAAAGCCAAAGGCGACATGTTCCTCATGCACCAGTGGATCAAGAACGAGCCTGTGGATCTGCTCATGGGTAACTCCTACGGCAAATATATTGCCCGTGACGAAGACATCCCGTTCCTGCGCTGGGGATTCCCCATCACTGACCGTCAGGGACACCAGTACTTCCCCACCGTGGGCTACAAAGGCGGCCTGAGACTGCTGGAAAAGATTCTCGGACTGCTGCTGGATCGCAAAGACCGCGATTCCCCCGAAGAAACATTCGAACTTGTACTTTAATACCTAAGAGGCCTCCGGCGGCCCTGCCGGGGGCCTCAAACCCTTTTTGAAAAAAGGGTTTAAGGATCCCAAAAACTTTTATTAGGGCTTCGCCGCTTTTAAGGAGAAACCGATGACTACCACCTCACATCCCTGTTTCGGACCCTCAGCCCGCGCTTCTGTAGCCCGCGTTCACCTTCCGGTTGCTCCCAGAACTTTTTGCCGCACCAACTTTGCTCCCATGACCAAGCAGCCGGCAGCCATCATGCCCGAAGATGCATTGAGCATGCTTGATGGGCTGATTGAGTCCGGCAAAAAAATCAAAGTTGTGGGCATTACCGGCCCCGGCGATCCGCTGGCAAATTTCGAAGCAACTTACAAGACCCTGAAGCTGGTCCACGATAAATACCCGCGCATGTCCCTCTGCCTGACAACTCTGGGCATAAACGGTGCGGAATATGCCGCAAAACTGGCAGAACTCAAGATTTCCCACATTACTGTTCTGGTGGACGCGGCGGATTCAGCTACCGCCGAAAAAATCTATGCCTGGATTCGCCCGTCAACCAAGAACATCCCCCTGCCCGAAGCCGCCAAGCTGCTTATGAATGAACAGGCCGCAGCCATCAAGGCATTCAAGGAAGCAGGGCTGACCGTGAAGGTCAACACAACAATTTACAACGAAAACATAGACCAGATCGAAAACATCGCCATAGCCGTAAAGATGCTTAACGCGGACATCATGGGACTGACCCCCTTTATTCCAAATGAAGACAGCGAATTTTCAGCAGTGAGTGACGAGCAGATTGCGGAAGCCAGAACACTCGCCGCAAAACATATTGAACTCATGGAGCCGTGGCTCAGATGCGGATCATCCATCGAACTGGAGAAGCCGGTATCAAGTAACCTGCCCAAACCGAGTAAAAGCCGCCCTAATGTAGCGGTGGCAAGCTCCAGCGGTATGGATATCGACCTGCATCTGGGCCACGCCCATAAACTCATGATTTTCGGCCCCCGCGAAGATGGTCTGGCCTGCCTGCTGGAGACAAGAGAGGCCCCGGAACCGGGCGGCGGAAAATCCCGCTGGGAAAAACTGGCTGAAATGCTGAACGACTGCTTCGTATTACTCTGCTCCGCAGCCGGGGAGACCCCGAAAAAAGTGCTTGCCGCCAAAGGTATCAGGACAATCCAGACCGACGAAAACGTAGAAGGCACAGTGGACGTGCTCTACGGCGGCGGGAAAAAAGGCAAATGCAAGAAGTAATTAACAAGTCTTAACGCGAAGCGGCGAAGCCCTAATAAAAAGTTTTGGGATCCTTAAACCCTTTTCCCAAAAGGGTTTGAGGCCCCCGGCAGGGCCGCCGGAGGCATAATCAAATACGAGGAGATAAAAATTATGGCTACCCCTGAAAGAATGATCATCTGTTGTCAGAGTTTCCGCGCTACGGGCGAACCCAAGGGTATCTGTCACAAGCAGACTGACGGTTTCCTGCAATACATCGAAGAAGAAACCATCGACCGTGGTCTGGACGCACTGGTGGTAGCCACCAGCTGTCTGAAGCAGTGTGATAACGGTCCCATCCTCGTGATCCAGCCGGAAAACTGGTGGTTCAAGGGTGTGGACTCAGAAGAAAAGATCGATGAAATCCTCGACGGCCTTGAAGACGGCGAGCCCTGTGCAGATTACCTGCTCGATTAATTAAACAAACGCAAAATCAACATTTCAAAGTTCACGCTTCTGGATTTTGGAAAACCATATGAGGGAGCATATGCCGACCACAGTTCATATACGTAACGCCAACTCTGCTGATCTGGTTCCCATGACCGATCTGCTGAAATCTCTGTTCTCCGTCGAGAAAGACTTTTCAGTGGATGGGAGCAGACAGCTGAATGGCCTCAAAATGCTGCTAGGCAATCCCCGGGCACGCATTCTGGTGGCGGAAGAACATGGTGAAGTGGTCGGCATGTGCACCGGTCAGATTGTAATCTCAACAGCTGAAGGCGGTCCGTCCATCCTCGTGGAAGACGTGGTTGTCCGCAGCGACAGGCAGGGGGCGGGAATCGGCTCACAACTCATGGAAGCCATTCTCGGATTCGCAGAAGAACAAAGAGCAACACGGCTGCAATTACTTGCAGACTGCGACAATACCCCGGCCCTGAAATTCTACCAAAAGATCGGCTGGAGCAACACAAGCCTGATCTGCCTTCGCAAGACGAACGCATAGCAACGGAGCAAAACAATGAATGAATACACAATTTTAGAAGAACGCAAAGACCAGATCCACCGTACGGGCGAGGGAGCACTGGACATGGCCTGCAACCGGGAATCGCTTGCCGGTGCAGTAAGCCAGAGAGCCTGTGTTTTCTGCGGTTCGCGGGTGGTGCTATACCCCATCGCAGACGCCCTGCATCTGGTTCACGGTCCCATCGGCTGTGCGGTCTACACTTGGGACATCCGCGGCGCGCTCTCCAGCGGCCCGGAACTGCACCGCCTCTCCTTTTCCACCGACCTGCAGGAAACAGACGTTATCTTCGGCGGTGAAAAGAAGCTTGAAGCAGCCCTTGATGAACTCATCGACCGTCACAGCCCCAAGGCTGCATTCGTCTACTCCACCTGCATTGTCGGCATCATCGGTGATGACCTTGAAGCGGTATGTAGAAAGATGAGCGAGAAGAAAGGAATTCCCGTACTTCCGGTCATGTCCGAAGGTTTCAAGGGCAGCAAGCGCGAAGGCTATCTCGCGGCCTGCAAAGCCATGTTCAAGCTGGTGGGCAACGAGGATGTATCCGATGTTTCCCCCCTTTCGGTAAACATCCTGGGCGACTTCAACCTTGCCGGGGAAATCTGGATCATCCGCGAATATTTCAAAAAGATGTGGGTGGAGGTCGTCGCCAACATCACCGGCGACGGACGTGTGAAGGATATAGGACGCAGCCACGGCGCGGCCCTTAATCTTGTACAGTGTTCCGGGGCGACATTGGACTTGGCAAAAATGATGAAGGAGAAATACGGCAAGCCATACATGCGCGTCTCCTACCTCGGCATCGAAGACATGGCCGATTCCCTCTATCAGGTTGCTGATTTCTTTAAGGATGTCGACCCGGACATTGTCAAAC
This window encodes:
- the nifH gene encoding nitrogenase iron protein, whose protein sequence is MRKVAIYGKGGIGKSTTTQNTVAGLATMGRKVMVVGCDPKADSTRLLLGGLAQKSVLDTLREEGEDVELEDIRKPGFGESWCVESGGPEPGVGCAGRGIITSINMLENLGAYEESEGLDYAFYDVLGDVVCGGFAMPIRDGKAEEIYIVCSGEMMAMYAANNICKGIMKYAESGGVRLGGLICNSRNVDNEKEMIEELAKKLGTQMIYFVPRDNDVQRAEINRKTVIEWDDSVPQATAYMGLADAIDKNEMFVVPTPLEIEELEQLLLDYGLMEA
- a CDS encoding P-II family nitrogen regulator, yielding MMIMVRAIVRPEKADDVLAALMDNGYPAVTKYSVAGRGKQRGIKIGEVTYDEIPKTMLMSVVKAEDKDFVINTVMDAARSGAKGAFGDGKIFVTEVEDVYTISSGINEAAPAEEA
- a CDS encoding P-II family nitrogen regulator; translated protein: MKEVIAVVRMNMMNRTKEALTEAGIDAFFAHEAQGRGKGFVNATVLEGAEEGYEEAAAVLGEKGKLYPKRILTAVVPEESVGAVVEEIIKVNKTGKPGDGKIFVCPVGDSVRVRTGETGAKSIA
- the nifD gene encoding nitrogenase molybdenum-iron protein alpha chain, yielding MSSKTKVVQWDPADIKEELLKKYPPKVARKRAKQIMINEATESEAPPEIVANVRTIPGIITMRGCTYAGCKGVIMGPTRDIVNITHGPIGCGFYSWLTRRNQTSAGPDGENYMPYCFSTDMQDQDIIFGGEKKLEAAIQEAYDLFHPKGICIFSTCPVGLIGDDVHAVAKKMREKFGDCNVFAFSCEGYKGVSQSAGHHIANNEVFTHLVGTNDEPRKEEYKINLLGEYNIGGDGFEIDRVLKKCGITNIATFSGNSTYDQFASAQHADLSCVMCHRSINYVADMLETKYGIPWIKVNFIGAEATAKSLRKIGEYFGDKTLIEKIEAVIAEEMPEVEAIAKDVRSRTEGKTAMMFVGGSRAHHYQELFNEMGMKTLSAGYEFGHRDDYEGRRVIPEIKVDADSRNIEEIEVVADEVHYKPRKTPEEIKTLEDAGYQFKHYDGLNPDMDKGTIVVDDLNQYEAEKLVEIMKPDLFCAGIKEKYSIQKLGVPMKQLHSYDSGGPYAGFKGAINFYKEIDRLVGSKVWSYMKAPWQENPELTATFVWE
- the nifK gene encoding nitrogenase molybdenum-iron protein subunit beta — translated: MLLRHTPTEIKERKSLVVNPAKTCQPIGAMYAALGIKGCLPHSHGSQGCCAYHRSMLTRHYKEPVSAATSSFTEGASVFGGQANLIQAINNIFTVYEPEVIAVHTTCLSETIGDDLKQIVTKATKDGKIPEGKTVFGAPTPSYVGSHVTGFSNMVKAMAQLAEPSSEKNGKVNIIPGWVEPCDMEEIKRLCTMIGVDTTMFPDTSGVLNGPLSGEYKMFPDGGVTIKELKEAGQATGTIALGEWCSADAARWLDSKHKVPCTVLDMPFGLKATDRFIDVLRTVAGVSIPDTISYERGQLVDLISDMHQYFYGKKVAIFGDPDQLISMVEFLRSIDMCPVYVVTGTPGKKFEKRIKELTSDMPYECKVKAKGDMFLMHQWIKNEPVDLLMGNSYGKYIARDEDIPFLRWGFPITDRQGHQYFPTVGYKGGLRLLEKILGLLLDRKDRDSPEETFELVL
- a CDS encoding NifB/NifX family molybdenum-iron cluster-binding protein; protein product: MTTTSHPCFGPSARASVARVHLPVAPRTFCRTNFAPMTKQPAAIMPEDALSMLDGLIESGKKIKVVGITGPGDPLANFEATYKTLKLVHDKYPRMSLCLTTLGINGAEYAAKLAELKISHITVLVDAADSATAEKIYAWIRPSTKNIPLPEAAKLLMNEQAAAIKAFKEAGLTVKVNTTIYNENIDQIENIAIAVKMLNADIMGLTPFIPNEDSEFSAVSDEQIAEARTLAAKHIELMEPWLRCGSSIELEKPVSSNLPKPSKSRPNVAVASSSGMDIDLHLGHAHKLMIFGPREDGLACLLETREAPEPGGGKSRWEKLAEMLNDCFVLLCSAAGETPKKVLAAKGIRTIQTDENVEGTVDVLYGGGKKGKCKK
- a CDS encoding ferredoxin, producing the protein MATPERMIICCQSFRATGEPKGICHKQTDGFLQYIEEETIDRGLDALVVATSCLKQCDNGPILVIQPENWWFKGVDSEEKIDEILDGLEDGEPCADYLLD
- a CDS encoding GNAT family N-acetyltransferase — encoded protein: MPTTVHIRNANSADLVPMTDLLKSLFSVEKDFSVDGSRQLNGLKMLLGNPRARILVAEEHGEVVGMCTGQIVISTAEGGPSILVEDVVVRSDRQGAGIGSQLMEAILGFAEEQRATRLQLLADCDNTPALKFYQKIGWSNTSLICLRKTNA
- the nifE gene encoding nitrogenase iron-molybdenum cofactor biosynthesis protein NifE yields the protein MNEYTILEERKDQIHRTGEGALDMACNRESLAGAVSQRACVFCGSRVVLYPIADALHLVHGPIGCAVYTWDIRGALSSGPELHRLSFSTDLQETDVIFGGEKKLEAALDELIDRHSPKAAFVYSTCIVGIIGDDLEAVCRKMSEKKGIPVLPVMSEGFKGSKREGYLAACKAMFKLVGNEDVSDVSPLSVNILGDFNLAGEIWIIREYFKKMWVEVVANITGDGRVKDIGRSHGAALNLVQCSGATLDLAKMMKEKYGKPYMRVSYLGIEDMADSLYQVADFFKDVDPDIVKRTENLVRDELSKLMPELARMRKDLEGKKVAMYVGGSFKAFSLLKAFRHLGMKVVMVGSQTGTKEDYAELERISDPGTILVDDANPLELSAFIKEKDVDIFVGGVKERPIAFKMGVGFCDHNHERKEALEGFEGMLNFAREIHASAMSPVWNFVPRRSKKAGE